The following DNA comes from Gouania willdenowi unplaced genomic scaffold, fGouWil2.1 scaffold_119_arrow_ctg1, whole genome shotgun sequence.
ggagtcattttctacattttcgttgttgttttgtggatttttgtgcCAATTTTGGCAACTTTCtgccaatttgtgtatttgggttGATGTTCActcatgtttgtgtatttttgttgtcactttgtacaATTTTCTGCcagtctgtgtatttttgttaacgGTTAATGGTAATTAGtaatttttgcgtatttttgttttcattttgtgtgttattaaaaaaaaattgttgacatctgaataattttttcttatttgctatggttttatgtatttatttgtcattttgtgtgtttttggagtcatcatgtGCATTTACGTTCGGTGCCTACGTCTAATCTAGTTCATCAAAGATCAAACAAAGCCTCATGATGCCCAACATACTAAATAACTAAATCACTATGCTcctaggaaaaaaaacatgccatgctcatttcttgtgtttaccTTTCTCTATTTCTGTATTGAGGATGTTTCTGAGCACATCCTCGTAGATGTTTTCAACCAGGATGAAACTGCTGTAGTCAGAGAAAATGTACTGCTCAAACTGCTGCAGGTCCtggacacagaaaacacactttatgttgagcagaaagaacacaaacacaggGTTGTGCCACATCTGTGGGTTCAACATACGGTTCTCCACCGACGGTCCATAGTTTTGGTGAGGAAGGGCAGAGTGATGTCCTGCAGAGCCTCCTGATACAGCCTCCTCTGGACCACCCGACTGTCATAATCCAGCTGCTGCACTcacacatattttaacataCTGAGTTATGGAGGAGTTCATTCATTTAACTCACTGGTATTCATTTATTCACTGATAATGaagttttatcacagcagagagctacattcttaacattcatgtcagaatttatGATaactgatctgagcattaacacaggaaagaacatcTTTTTCcctgtttattttggttttgtgtgatttttttttggagtcttttagtgttattttgtatgttttcctcccatgttatgtgtgcttgttttatgattttggattcatattgttttttcttatcattttgtgtgtttttgctattgtgtgtgtttttgttttgttatttacggcagtgtttatttgttagggttttgtgtatttttgtagttgtgtgttttgcaagtaattttgtgcatttcagttgtcattttgtgtttttggagtaattttgtgtgttttatgcagtgtttttgtgtcattttttttgcgtTTACCTGAgggattttttttgtaagtttCAGTTGTCTAATGTCGGGCTCAAATGATTCCTAGAGGTCCACAAATAcatattacaaaaacattttttttaatgaattttaacCAAGAAAGCCTCATCTATTTGaaactatttaattttttttttatcgagtTTCTTTTAACGTTTTTTAACCATGCCTTGCCATGCTTCTTAGGTTGACACACCACATAGTGGAATCTTTTCATGACAaataatttaatctaattttaataatatgtaaataccatagtaaatgttttctgaaaaaggaaacaaataggTTGGTATTATTAAGCGATTGGGCTTATTTTCTATTGCATATCTAAAATTAAGTATAGGTAAAAGTATATCTAGAATAATATGGTTTAATCAAAAGAATATTCAATCTCCAAAATATTGGATCACTGCAGCCTTAGTTTAATGATCCTAAAACAAAAGTAGATAATTTTATCTCACAAAAAAGGCTTCCTTGCATAATTGAGTATAAAATCCAGAATTGTTCAGACCTTTAGTACTCTTTCTTTGGCTCGTTTCATTTTCACTGGAACCTGGGAGGGTTGCAGTCTAGCCGATGACTTGATGAACTGCTCCAAGGTGTAAAGAGCATTTTCCTGCAgctgcaacacaaacacaacaagtaTAGTTTCTTTCTGATCCACTGAGAATACTTTTGTTTGGTACCGGTTAGTGGTTCTTCTCACCTGCTCCAGTTCCAGATGTGTGAAGAAGATTAGTCTCTGTACGTCACTCATTCCAAAACGTTGCTCTAGATCTTCTAGTTGAGCTGCCACTTTCTCCACCTGCTGGTAGTACTGATCCAGACTGATGGAGCTCAGGCTTGATGAAGCCTTAAGAAAAAAGGATGGAAAAGACTAACGTTAAAGTATCAACTTAAACCTCACCAATAATTTAAAGCCTCTCTGACCTGCTTTGTGTGCTCAACTCCTCCTAGAGTTTCTGAAAACACAGAATCCATGTGTGCATGCAGTGCGTCCTGCATCCCAACAAACGCTGCACTGATATTGTCTGTGAGGGTTTCAGTCATTGAGGACATGTACGGTGTAATAAACTCACGGCACACCTCCTCTGCTTCCTTACTTATGCAGTCTGAAACATGTCAACAAATGTTACCATTACTGTTCAGACAGGGATGCTTTAATGTAACAATCAATGTTAACCTTTGACTTTCTGCTCCAGGTAGCTGTGAGAAGTCACAATCTGGTCCAAGTTTGATCTAATAagcatctgattggctgatgctGTCTGATGACACTCTTTGCGGAGAGATTGGAGCTTTGCTGTCAGCTGTTCCAGCACCACAGTGTAGGTGGCCTGCACCGTCTGAAAGCCAAATAACAATGTTAAAAACACAGAGTTTAGCTGAGCCAACACTAAACTCACTCTTTCATCCTCCATAAAGGGCAAAAGAGTCATTTTAGTCCTTCATGGGTTAAAGATTCATTATAATTCTACAACGTCTATAGACAACCAAAATGATATGCGTATAGACGTTCCAATAGGCCATGATCTGACGTCCATATCACAGCCAGAATTAGTTGATGAAATTGTTCTGTCAGCTGTTTCATCAGTATGTGACAAGCTGATGATGATCATGATCATGATGATCTTATAAAGCCAATCCTTGTGCTTCAAAGCTAAGTCTAACCCTATAAATTTACGTCTAACCatctaatctaaatctaaccctaacaATCTAAAGATATAGCTAACCCTATAAATCTGTGTAACCATATAAATCTAACCCTAACAATCTAAAGGTATATCTAACCCTATAAATCTACATCTAACCATGTAAATCTAACTCTAACAATCTAAAGATATATCTAACCCTATAAATCTAAGTGTAACCATATAAATCTAACCCTAACAATCTAAAGATATATCTAACCCTATAAATCTAAGTGTAACCATATAAATCTAACCCTAACAATCTAAAGATATATCTAACCCTATAAATCTAAGTGTAAGCATATAAATCTAACCATAACGATCTAAAGCTAAGCCTAACCCTATATATCTAACCTTAACCATATAAAGCTGACCCTAATGCTTTAAAGTTAACCCAGTTAAACCCTATAACTCTATGGCTAAGAAGCTAACCTCTAAAACTATAAAGCTAGCCCTAACGATTGCGttagacttattttgtagattGAATCTTAATCTAAAATTTCAAACTTCAGAATCATGATACGTTTATGGCTGGTAAAGCTAACCCTAAAGCTAACACTTTGAAGCTAACAATACACTAATACAAATATTATATTaagatttgaattaaaattagatacctatatacacattttatttaaaaagaacacACTAGatattacaacaacaacaaaacacacaatatatctAGGATTAGACACATTTAGAACAATATGTAAGCCATGTTACAAATAGATTCATTACTTTAATGATAGCAGTATTATtacttaaaataaacatcatgaagaaaaaaaatgtatttgagggagaatggaaaaaaaaactacatgtaAAAGACACTagttgtatttttctaaatagCATTAGCGTACCTCAACATATTAAATAATCTAGGTTGAACTCACTGCTTGCCACAATCTTATCCGTTCCATCTGTTTCCCCTTCACCCTGGAATGGAGCTGAGtctgtaaccatggcaacacttCTTCCATCACCTGAGAGGCCAGcacctggacacacacacacacacacactattcagTATGTGATGACTCCACAGGTCTGCACTATGTGAGTGTTTGCTGACCTGCTCCTCTGCGCCAAACTGCATTTCCCAGGATTCATAGCGTCCCTTGTCCTGTCGGTACTGTCGCAGAGCTCTGGCAAACGCCTGGCTCTCAAAGGAAGAACTACGCCAGGGATCTGTAGGAGGTAGTTGTTGTTTATGATTCAGTGAGGGTTTAATGTAAATACTAAGGGTgtcagaaaaaatatatatcgtgatatttcaccGGGCGCGTATTGTATCTATCCGAAAAATgaccaaatcgattttttaaatgatgtttttcatgaagaaaaaacatttaatttcactaacatatgcatagcacgtaaacgcccggtcactaggtgtcagtgaaccacatcagaccttgtttaACTACCTCAGTCCTCAATGTGTTTTAGCTGGAAGttaattacactttatttttataaaacatactgagcttttatagatgtatgttgctttttttgtctttgttttttttttttttttagcaatttaaGAACGTAACAGATTCAGAATCTGttttagaagcaaaagttaaacttttttgagaaatgtaatttgacagtttgataaacataccacttgtttttaataattgtacttAGTTACCTTTGatttgttctcgcaagttttcttgcaagtttttatttgttctcgCAAATCGTAAATCTAaaaatgcacacccctaataaaTACAGGTGAAATTGTTCCAGATCTCTCCTTTCAAACAATTCAAAAGTGGGATTTAGACAAATCTAGatgaattttaataaaatatcaaaGTTTATCATAAgtcaaaaatgttcatttttaactactgcagataaaaaaaatgttgctttcataataaaatgtttgtacTTGGgactttttcatgtttttctgtctttgtgaATCACTTTCCTAGAAAGAGTTTGGATTAATCCTTTCTTACTTAATCAGATAGAAACGAGGAAGAGAAACTCATTTTGCTCAAAAACTTCTTTATTTTACCAGCAGCATCTGCAGCATTTCCACAAAAacaagctaaaaataaataaattaaaaaaatcaacgtCCATGATGCAATTCTTCCTCTGTTGTCACCATATCAAAGTAATATAAATTAAGTCTTAGTCAGCAGACAGAAGTCCCCATTTATTCCAAAACTGAACGCTAACCTGTATCTAATTTATGTGACCAactaacatttaaataaacaatgtcgattttattttgtttattgatacATATAAGTACGGTAATCAAAAACAATGTATATTCCTGAGCTTTCACATCCACTTCTACATTTCAGCTCTATAATAATCAAACAAAGGAATAATACTGAGTTATATTATAAGCAGTGAAGACCACGACTTTATGGTTAACTCTGCATGTTGTGGTTTTTTGATGATGAGACCAGTTGTGTGTTGCTTCCTGTCACTGTTGCAAACACAGTCGTGCAGATGTTGATGCTGCGTTTGTGAAACCTTATGACTGATAGAAATGTGACTCATAGCCCACCACACAGGAAATAAACtgcatctatttatttatacgtTGTCATGCCAGGGTTTCTAGTAGAGATGAAATATGTGCTGAAGGTTATTAagaacaatgtaaaaaaaaaaaataaattgttcgCTGCtccaaaaaaatgtaagaatCTCCTTGTTTTATAGTTTTCATGTGCTTTACCTGTCATAACTGATTGTTTTTCTAATATTAGACAGCTATTTCACACATAGGTGAATTTAGAAACTAAAAGCTTTAAACTGTCTTTAAAATGATATACAGATGTATTTTTTTGACACAGcgaggccacaaaaatgtgattgtctgatccaaaggTCTCactatcaacatttatgtctgcatgtcaaaaaataacaatccGAGCATCaataaaggaaataataaagattttgtctttgtcttttgctgttttgtgtggttttgttgttgtttttagtcattttgtgtgtttttcgagtcacaatgtgtattttttttttgtcattttgggacattttgttgtccttttgtgtgtgttttttgttaaaatgtctgtttttgttattactttgcgtgttgttgtcatttggtgtattattttgtcattttcagaaTTTGTTGTCAGGCCcatattaattaaatattttaaataaagaaaacttcacttcaattttaaaaaaaagcaatattagtcaaagaaaaaagtatacAACTGAATTTTCTGGATACAAAAAGTTTgtattcaaacactttttttgattgaagtaaaaaatgttttgaagtagtttttctTTGAatctttggggaaaaaaaagttagggttagggtttttaCCAATATTTTgatgattgtattttttttattattattggatAATAAAGATGAAGTTTTACCAAGGTTGCAGTGTCGAATGCAGGTCTTTAGGTGAGATAGGAAGTGATGTCGTTCCTTCTCTTGTTGGAACAGGAAGCAGCTGTGGCCTCTGTGAGGAAGCTGCAGGTACACAGCAAACGTATCGGGAGGCGACACCACCGAAGAAGAGTCCTCTCTTGCTTCTGGTCACACATGCAGCAGAACATAAAGCAAGTACATTATTTGAATGCCTtattacacaaatacacaaaaaatccaACAGTTTctaaacttgttctgtttggtTTATAAATCAAACGCCTGTGTGAACAGTCAATGAAAGATAGGTTGTGATCTGAAAAAGAAAGATATTTGCAGAAAAGAGATTCTATGCCGAAAGAAAATGATGCAACTTAATTTTATACTGTAATACCACCAGTGGCCACTAGTGTATTGCAGGTCTTggtgttaaagggatcctccactgtttttacaaatttaaacGGTCTGTTGAAGACGCCCAATCATAACATCAGCTGTGCACTTTTTAAAGGAGAGTAAAGGTCATTTAGAAGAgatcttcttctctgcttcattgtctactccGAAACCggagagttggaactgtcgccctgTGCGgtattagattattttttgggGCAAAAcggtttttatcctctttcgataaacaaaagaggtttacgtcGACATCTTTTACTTTTCTGGATTATTTACAGCAACCAAAAGaagcacaaattggcattttgaccgAAAAAGCTGCCAAATAACCTAAAAAGCAGTCgtaatgcttcactccaatagaaaacaataggatgtttacaggcagtggggccgtgtgacatcattaatcatgtgatttcaagatggtggaatacaggctctaaaacggtaaagtagtcccatttttaaaaggtgatAAAACGAATgtgatgcaaaataatgtgttgtgTTAGGCACAGATCTTCTAAGTACATGTTAAAGGTTTTacgccacatttgtaaaaacagtgaaggatccctttaaggccATTTTTACTAGTTTTACTATATTGAAAGCACAGTATACTCATATACAGCAATGTAAATGTTTGACACATTCATGTAGAATCCAAAGttttaaatgaaattgtgttaTTTATATTTCCTGCCATTGTGTTTAATATGAAAAACGAATATGTTTGATAAAACATGAATTTAGTCCCATTAAATACCATTAAGGATTCCTGAACAGGTCTTTTCCAGGTGAACTCTGAACTCTTCTTCTGTGGTGAATAcgctgccccctgctggttgAATGATTAACTTAGCGGCGCAGCGGTTTCTGAAACTCTTAAATTGGAAACACAAAAGagagtttttacatttgttgtttAGTGGATTGAACTGTGTGAAATGATGTGTGTGTTACCTCTATGTTCTCAAGTACTTCCAGGTTGTAGTTCCTCCTCAGGACAATGTATCTCTCTCTAGGTTTCTTTCCTTGCTCATCCCAGCAGGAGAACTTTACACTGCTTTGGTACAGCACTGTTTGTGGGTCATACTgtggctacacacacacacacacacacacacacacacacacacacacacacacacacacacacacacacacacacacacacacacacacacacacacacacacacacacacacacttactttaCTAAATTAAGAACATGGATGACGTCACgaggttaaggaaaggtgttaggagaggagttagggaaagACGCACTTTCACTAGGTGACGACCacaaaggttagtgacgtctgccgtggataaaaaactacaaatttccaaaaatggactaaaagctcaTGTGTAACACTTTCCGTTGATATAAAAACTTataaggtttgaatgtaaatcaaagacAAAGAGGCTACAAGGAACaacagtgaaactaaaagaacgtcacatgcTCACGCTCACCTTCCActcataaatataaattatgttgaataaaacataatgtggcaaaaaaatgtctctgatccctttttcttgaaccacagagagTCTGTTTTatatcagttataatctgataatatgtcttacatataacacgtatatgggttttagattatttatttaaagttgttcaaggcatattattgctttGAAAGCTTACATGGTCTCCGTTACttatcgtgagtttccgtgagcactcgggtgtgcgtttccctttaaatgttgtcgcagCAAGGAATTGTGGGCCTGCATTATTTCGTCTCCTTtagtaaaggatgcatcagtgttccctaggctaaaggaggaaataaaggaaacattgagtctcttttcctgagcttaaagagaattcGGACGCCCTTCGTTATGgacaccacttaaacacttccgggggtaaAGGAACGgtggatagtaaaggagataggaggtactattcggacgcagccttaCCCTTTGTGTCAATATTAGGCTCCTCCCCTCTTTTTTAGGCTCCACCTCCTTGTGTACTTGTCCATAGTAGGCAGCTGCATACTGCTGACGGTAAAATGCACTGAACCTCTGGAACGAACTGTCAGCAAGTCctgaatacacaaaaagaacaaaaatcatttaaaatgagttttactATTCAGAGTCtttctataaatgtatatacctgaatacaccaaaaacacttttttagtAAATGTCAAATAGAtatttagtcaaagtattttagaTTAGCATATTTTGTTAGTTACAAAAATGTGAGTTTAATTGAATATGTAGTTTATCTAGCTGTTCTCtacaacagtgtttctcaaatgggggtacgtgtacaccTAGGGTTACGCGATGACACTACAGTgggtaaagagagagagagagagagagagagagagagagagagcgagagagagcgagaaagagagagagagagagagaaaaattaataaataagaaatgccagaaatgaaaacactgaagaaaaaaatgattgaggaagcattaaatactgttttttctacttatttacaaagttagattctttaacaCTCACTGATTCCATCATTAggctctgttgttgttttttatagtattctgagaaaaatattatttttgaacaaaatagtacttggattcagaaataagagaaattagGTACTTTAGCCAAACAAgtatgagaaccactgatccACTGCATAAGCAGTTATACAgtataatacaaaatatcaTATAGTTTGacatagatgtttttaaaattcagtGAGTATTGCTAAATTTGAGCCAAGCCTAATGTACCATTCTTTACATCTTTAAAG
Coding sequences within:
- the LOC114458441 gene encoding protein Niban-like isoform X2; protein product: MGASSSGLLDEAKVSHIKGLADSSFQRFSAFYRQQYAAAYYGQVHKEVEPKKEGRSLILTQRPQYDPQTVLYQSSVKFSCWDEQGKKPRERYIVLRRNYNLEVLENIESFRNRCAAKLIIQPAGGSVFTTEEEFRVHLEKTCSGILNAREDSSSVVSPPDTFAVYLQLPHRGHSCFLFQQEKERHHFLSHLKTCIRHCNLDPWRSSSFESQAFARALRQYRQDKGRYESWEMQFGAEEQVLASQVMEEVLPWLQTQLHSRVKGKQMERIRLWQATVQATYTVVLEQLTAKLQSLRKECHQTASANQMLIRSNLDQIVTSHSYLEQKVKDCISKEAEEVCREFITPYMSSMTETLTDNISAAFVGMQDALHAHMDSVFSETLGGVEHTKQASSSLSSISLDQYYQQVEKVAAQLEDLEQRFGMSDVQRLIFFTHLELEQLQENALYTLEQFIKSSARLQPSQVPVKMKRAKERVLKQLDYDSRVVQRRLYQEALQDITLPFLTKTMDRRWRTDLQQFEQYIFSDYSSFILVENIYEDVLRNILNTEIEKVLQEAVSRKTISLLLDMSDLALSQYSLLGPSPPRSAPQSPAVHPRLSSSVVPIKNEELPHLMLLGNSEIAEQKVSTGAELKASPAQTSEQDTIPVSPVIVVTQEPDEQERSKDQSSGHQRSGDQSSGKISEEVVAEADSVKTETGTSTSEKDVTDDVLPADLISDPESSTLNPEFSTLNPESSILNSESNIFTESSTLNPEFSTLNPESSTLVPESSIPNPESSTLNSDSSIPYPESCTLNPESSTLIPESSTLNPESNTLIPNSSTLNSESGTLNPPDQKSIETEHDNCSMTDFSSSDQRSEVIPCTEPFSADTDRPLKVNLGTLSEVIRCIHEETPIVQQTTDRAVYLKGEIKKNWDAQNVKKQQAKEVSEKKEEEEEGLPAEGAITEQEDVKAHLQHEDEGAELKKNKREENEEAAKANRGHHTEEEKGNVKEGFKSSQPIESQPESVTELPLDNIALIRELITEVTVVETVISPCDVIHTNLTQTSASQPNVHH
- the LOC114458441 gene encoding protein Niban-like isoform X1, which translates into the protein MGASSSGLLDEAKVSHIKGLADSSFQRFSAFYRQQYAAAYYGQVHKEVEPKKEGRSLILTQRPQYDPQTVLYQSSVKFSCWDEQGKKPRERYIVLRRNYNLEVLENIESFRNRCAAKLIIQPAGGSVFTTEEEFRVHLEKTCSGILNEAREDSSSVVSPPDTFAVYLQLPHRGHSCFLFQQEKERHHFLSHLKTCIRHCNLDPWRSSSFESQAFARALRQYRQDKGRYESWEMQFGAEEQVLASQVMEEVLPWLQTQLHSRVKGKQMERIRLWQATVQATYTVVLEQLTAKLQSLRKECHQTASANQMLIRSNLDQIVTSHSYLEQKVKDCISKEAEEVCREFITPYMSSMTETLTDNISAAFVGMQDALHAHMDSVFSETLGGVEHTKQASSSLSSISLDQYYQQVEKVAAQLEDLEQRFGMSDVQRLIFFTHLELEQLQENALYTLEQFIKSSARLQPSQVPVKMKRAKERVLKQLDYDSRVVQRRLYQEALQDITLPFLTKTMDRRWRTDLQQFEQYIFSDYSSFILVENIYEDVLRNILNTEIEKVLQEAVSRKTISLLLDMSDLALSQYSLLGPSPPRSAPQSPAVHPRLSSSVVPIKNEELPHLMLLGNSEIAEQKVSTGAELKASPAQTSEQDTIPVSPVIVVTQEPDEQERSKDQSSGHQRSGDQSSGKISEEVVAEADSVKTETGTSTSEKDVTDDVLPADLISDPESSTLNPEFSTLNPESSILNSESNIFTESSTLNPEFSTLNPESSTLVPESSIPNPESSTLNSDSSIPYPESCTLNPESSTLIPESSTLNPESNTLIPNSSTLNSESGTLNPPDQKSIETEHDNCSMTDFSSSDQRSEVIPCTEPFSADTDRPLKVNLGTLSEVIRCIHEETPIVQQTTDRAVYLKGEIKKNWDAQNVKKQQAKEVSEKKEEEEEGLPAEGAITEQEDVKAHLQHEDEGAELKKNKREENEEAAKANRGHHTEEEKGNVKEGFKSSQPIESQPESVTELPLDNIALIRELITEVTVVETVISPCDVIHTNLTQTSASQPNVHH